From Paenibacillus sp. PL2-23:
AATATTCGGTGCAGATGCTCTGGCGCGATGCCATCTCCCGTATTGGCTACCGTGAGCACCACATCATGCTGCTGCTTCTTCAGAGCGATCTCAATCGACCCGTGAGGCTCCGTGTACTTGATGGCGTTGTCCAGCAGAATCATAATGACCTGCATCATCTGCTCGCTGCTGCCGTGCGCAGTCAGGCCGGGCTCGATGTCGTAGCTCAGGCGCAGCTCCTTCTCGTAGATGACGGCTTCCATCGTGAGCATGATCGTCTCGACAGCGTCGCTGAGGTCGAATTCGGCATACAGGACGGCGGACCGTGTATGCTCCATCTCGGTCAGATAGAGCAGATCTCCCGTGAGCTTAGCCATCCGGTTCGTCTCCTGCTTGATGACATGCAGCCACTTGGCTTGATTCGCAATCGTGTCCTCACGGTTCGCGAGCAGCACATCCGCGTTTGTCTGAATAATGGCGAGCGGCGTCTTCAGCTCATGCGAGGCGTCCGCTATGAACTGCTTCTGCTTCTCGAACGCCTCCTTGACCGGCGCGATATAACGGCTGGCGAAATAGCGGCTGATCAAATAAATCACGACAAGCATCGCCAGAGCAACAGCTCCGAATGTATAGATCAGGTTCGTCAGGATGCCTTGCTGGGCGGTGACGTCCACGAAGACGAGCAGGCTGCCCGCCGAGGTGGTCAACGCGGAGAATGCCCAGTCGTTGCCGTCCAGCTTGAGCTGGCCGGTGGACTTGCCCGCGTCCAGCGCCTTCTCCAGCGCTTCCAGGTAGAAGGCCTCCTCCATATTGAAGTGGGAATCGGTGCCGGTCAAGCGGCCCGAGCTGTCCGTCTTCAGCATGAAGGAGACGGAGCGCTCCGGCCTCCAGCCGTCTGCGCCCATATCGAGCGGCGGCTCTCCTGGCTCTGCCATCGGCTGGCCATCGTTCGGTCCGAAGCGTCTTGGTCCGTCGCCGCTTTGCTGCTTCCAATAAAAATCCTGAATTTGACGAAGCTCCATATGGATGTCGCGCTGGACGTCACGATAGGTAATGGCATAGATGGCCGCGAACGCCCCCAGCATCATGACGGTAATTGTGATCAGGTTCAGCAGCAGAAACCGGTGTTTCAATCGTTGGAACATGCTACTCCGTCACCTCCAGCACGTACCCCACGCCTCGTATTGTCGCAATTCTGACCGCAGATTGCAGGAAGGTCAGCTTTTTCCGCAGGAACGAGATGTACACCTCCACATTGTTATACTCCGCATTGGAATCGAAGCCCCATAGCTTCTCGATCATTTGCTCCTTGGACGTTACGGCGAGCTTGCGCGTGACAAGCAGCTCCAGCAGCTCGCATTCCTTCAGGTTCAGCTTCAGCTCCTTGCCCTTCACGGTCAGCTTGAGCTGCGTCGTGTTCAGCTCGATATCGCCGAACGATACGGCGTCCTCCGGCACAACCTCTCCCTTGCGCCTCAGCGCGGCCCGAATGCGGGCCAGCAGCTCCTCAACCTGGAAGGGCTTGGCGACATAGTCGTCCGCGCCGTAATCGAGTCCGGTTACCTTGTCCATCGTATCGCCCTTGGCCGTCAGCAGAATGACCGGCGTCGCGATCGCGTCGCCTCGCAGCTTGCGCAGGACGGCGAAGCCGTCCATCTCCGGCATCATGACGTCGAGCAGCAGCAGATCGTAGATGCCGCTGAGTGCGTAATCGTAAGCGGAGCGGCCGTCATGCACGACATCGACGGAGTAATGCTGCTTTTTCAACAATTGGGATAAGGCCTCGGCCAAATGTATTTCATCTTCCGCGATTAGGATTCGCATAAGGGATTCATCCTTTACTTTTTTGTAGCGTGCTCTGAGCTGGTCATGACTTCATTATAGCAATCGAACCTTTAACCAACCTTAACTTCATGAGCCGGGGAGGCGGCCATTTTGTTTTGAGAAATTGTAAATCCATTTAAGTGCGTGTTCAAAAAGTCCAGTTTTCAGCACCGAGAAGATCGGATGAAGCTAGGAAGTGAGGAGCGGAGCGTAGTGGAGCTACGTGAGCACCGGAAGTTCCGGCTGAATTCGATATTCGATGCCGAGTATGCTTCCTGATTGGCTTCGTGATCAAAAGTGGGCTTTTTGAACAACCTCTTTAAGATTCATTAAAGGTTGGGGGTCTAAGATACAGACATGGCAAGAGACGCGGCCACAGCGAACTACGGAAAGGGATGATGGAGAGATGGCAATTGAGGTGTTCAACCGGTACGAAAACAAATATTTGCTGGACCACGACGCTTACCTTCGATTCTACAGCGACCTGCTTGATTATATGGAGCTTGACGAGTACAACAAGCAGCATGAATTTTATACGATCAGCAACCTTTATTTCGATACGCCGAATGATTCGTTAATCCGTACAAGCCTGTCGAAGCCCAAGTACAAGGAGAAGCTGCGGCTGAGATCCTACGGCGTGCCGGGCGCTGATGCCAAGGTGTACCTGGAGATGAAGAAGAAGGTGTTCGGCCTGGTCAACAAACGGAGGACGGGTCTGAAGCTGCACGAGGCCTATGCGTTTGTAGGAAGCGGCGTTGAGCCGGCATTCCAGCCGTATATGAACAAGCAGGTGATGGAGGAGATCAAATATTTCCTCAGCCGCTACAAGCTTGAGCCGAAGGTATATCTCGCTTACGAGCGCAAGGCATTGTTCAGCAAGGAGAGCCGGGACCTGCGCATCACCTTCGATACGAACATCCGCCATCGCCGCCACGATCTGGGGCTGGAGCTTGGGGATCATGGCGAGCTGCTGGACCCCTCCAACAAGTGGCTGCTGGAAGTGAAGGCAGAGAACACTGTCCCGCTGTGGCTCTCGAGGCTGCTGTCGGAGCATGGCTTGTTTCGCACCAGCTTCTCCAAGTACGGCAATGAATTTAAGAAGACGGTCAGGCACGCCGGGATGTCCATACCATTTGCAGAAAGAGAGCGTGTAAGCTATGTTTGATTTCCAATCCCTATTCAATCCTTCGACCGCCGAGACGACCATGACGCTGAGCAGCGCGATTATGACCATCCTGATCGCTATTGCGCTGGGAGGCATTATTAGCTTCACTTATATGAAGACAAACCCGGCGGGCTATTCGCAAAATTTCACCTTAACCATGGTCATTCTGCCCACCATCGTCGCTATTATTATTCTCCTGATCGGCAGCAATATCGCCAGGGCGTTCAGCCTTGCGGGCGCCTTCTCCATCATCCGATTCCGAAGCGCGCCAGGCGATCCCAAGGATATCGCGTATGTGCTGTTCACGATGGCGGCCGGCTTGGCTTGCGGCGTCGGCGCCTTCGGCTATGCCGTGCTGTTCACCATTATTCTGTGTGCTCTGATGTTCATCCTGAGCAAAATGAATTTCGGCGCAAGAAAGTCTACGCAGAAGCTGCTGAAGGTGACAATTCCGGAAAGCCTGGGCTACGAGGAAGCGTTCGCAGAGGTGTTCGCGATCTTCGGCGTGGCGTACGAGCTCAAAAAAATTCGCACAACGGAGCTTGGCAGCTTGTACGAGCTGGTCTACACCGTTACGCTGGATCACAACACGAATCAGAAGGAGTTTCTTGACGCGATTCGATGCCGCAACGGCAACCTGGACCTGAGCCTGACCATGGTTCCTACCGCAGCGGCTGATTATTAGGACGAGCAGGGAGAGGCGTTCCCAGTAGAGGGGGCGTGCCTGGGGAAATGGTGAGAGGGACTGATGGGCCATCGTCAGTCTCTTCTCTCGTTATAACTTCAACTAGCTGATCTCTCGTGGGAATAACGATAACCGCCTCTGTGTTAAGGTAGTCCAATTGAACGATTATTCTCCAAAGCTCAATTGTCTCTTACATTCAGTTCTTTTTTAATAAAAGCTTCTACCTCGCTTAAATAAGGGGATTTATAGACGAGTCCATCCTTATTCATTAGGACATACATCGGGTATGTCGATATATCCAATATTTTTAATGTTTTACTCAGTTGTTTGTTGTAAGGGTGTCCATTCATTTCTGTGACATTATCCAGAATTACTTGGTTAGAATGTACGAAGGATTGTATTTCTTTCATCTCGGCACTAGGTGTATCGCCATTATGGTAAAACAAATGAAGCTTATAATTACTGTGTTGAGGTTTCAAATCCTCAATGGCCTCTTCGTACTTTGAACCATTGCATCCACTAAGAACAAAGATTACTAAAGAGCCCATAAACAAAAGCTTGAACAATCGTCCTGTTAGCTCCATATATCCACCTCCGTATATATAAATAAACGAGCATAAAGTTAAGATGTTTCGCTTTTCTGCCCGTTAGATTAATCTCCTTGCCCATTAACGCTTAGAAATGAGTCGCAGTACGACGAGCTGGCGCATCAGAGAGGAATAGTCAAATCGGCAGAAATCGAAGTTTATCATTTAGGACGTTTACGAGAACTAAAATATCCGCCTGCAATAATAATCACTGCAACAACAATAACCCACCAAACTAACCCCATGTAAACACCGCCTTTAAAAGAAATGTAACACAAGTCGAGATAGAGGTTAATGCGCAGTACGACGAGTTGTTGAAGGGCGAAGCGGCTCAATTGCTGCAACAGCGACATGCCGTGTCGTTGTTGCCTCAACTAGCTACTCTTTCGTGACCATAACGATCTGTCGTGTCGTTGTTGAAGGCAAAAGTGCCTCAGTTGCTGCAACAGCGACATGCCGTGTCGTTATAGCTCCAACTAGCTGCTCTTTCGTGGCCGTAACGATCTGTCGTGTCGCTGTTGAAGGCCAAAGTGTCTCCATTGCAGCAACAACGACATGTCGTATCGTTGTAGCTCTAACTAGCTACTCTTTCGTGACCATAACGATCTGTCGTGTCGCTGTTGAAGGCCAAAGTGGCTCTATTGCTGCAACAACGACATGTCGTATCGTTATAGCTCTAACTAGCTACTCTTTCGTGGGAATAACGATCTGTCGTGTCGCTGTTGAAGGCCGAAGTGGCTCCATTGCTGCAACAACGACATGTCGTGTCGTTATAGCTCTAACTAGCCACTCTTTCGTGGGAATAACGATCTGTCGTGTCGCTGTTGAATCTTATTGCGACAGAGCGAAGCAAGTATCTTATAAATCTGAAAAACCGTCTCTGTCTTAGGGCGAGTTAATTGAGTTATCGTTCTCCGTTACCTTATCGAAACTTCAAAAAGTCTGATGTACCTTAAACGCAACGTTAGCCATTTCTTTAAGTTTTTCTATGTCTAATCCTTCAATATCATAATCCTCAATGACATGCTCGAAGTAAGACCAATCGTCACTCTGTTCAATTAACTTGATTTCTTTTATTAGTTCTGAAAACGTGTCAAAACCTTCAATATCAATGTATAGTCTTGCTAGCTTTTCAAATCCAACTTCATCTGCAATTTGACCTGTTGTAGAAAAACTAACAATGTAGTGTTCAAAATAATTTTCAGGATACTTATTATTCTCCACTAATAACTCACCTCGGAAGTTTCGAGTTTCAGTTTGTAGAATTAAAGATCAGTTATATGAACTAACAAAAGCAGCTGAGCTGGCTGCCGTTAGGTCGTGGTACTATCAT
This genomic window contains:
- a CDS encoding HAMP domain-containing sensor histidine kinase: MFQRLKHRFLLLNLITITVMMLGAFAAIYAITYRDVQRDIHMELRQIQDFYWKQQSGDGPRRFGPNDGQPMAEPGEPPLDMGADGWRPERSVSFMLKTDSSGRLTGTDSHFNMEEAFYLEALEKALDAGKSTGQLKLDGNDWAFSALTTSAGSLLVFVDVTAQQGILTNLIYTFGAVALAMLVVIYLISRYFASRYIAPVKEAFEKQKQFIADASHELKTPLAIIQTNADVLLANREDTIANQAKWLHVIKQETNRMAKLTGDLLYLTEMEHTRSAVLYAEFDLSDAVETIMLTMEAVIYEKELRLSYDIEPGLTAHGSSEQMMQVIMILLDNAIKYTEPHGSIEIALKKQQHDVVLTVANTGDGIAPEHLHRIFDRFYRTDPSRSRGQGGHGLGLAIAKSIVEQHGGKLYARSEPGKLTTFYLHLS
- a CDS encoding response regulator transcription factor, with translation MRILIAEDEIHLAEALSQLLKKQHYSVDVVHDGRSAYDYALSGIYDLLLLDVMMPEMDGFAVLRKLRGDAIATPVILLTAKGDTMDKVTGLDYGADDYVAKPFQVEELLARIRAALRRKGEVVPEDAVSFGDIELNTTQLKLTVKGKELKLNLKECELLELLVTRKLAVTSKEQMIEKLWGFDSNAEYNNVEVYISFLRKKLTFLQSAVRIATIRGVGYVLEVTE
- a CDS encoding polyphosphate polymerase domain-containing protein — its product is MAIEVFNRYENKYLLDHDAYLRFYSDLLDYMELDEYNKQHEFYTISNLYFDTPNDSLIRTSLSKPKYKEKLRLRSYGVPGADAKVYLEMKKKVFGLVNKRRTGLKLHEAYAFVGSGVEPAFQPYMNKQVMEEIKYFLSRYKLEPKVYLAYERKALFSKESRDLRITFDTNIRHRRHDLGLELGDHGELLDPSNKWLLEVKAENTVPLWLSRLLSEHGLFRTSFSKYGNEFKKTVRHAGMSIPFAERERVSYV
- a CDS encoding DUF4956 domain-containing protein, whose product is MFDFQSLFNPSTAETTMTLSSAIMTILIAIALGGIISFTYMKTNPAGYSQNFTLTMVILPTIVAIIILLIGSNIARAFSLAGAFSIIRFRSAPGDPKDIAYVLFTMAAGLACGVGAFGYAVLFTIILCALMFILSKMNFGARKSTQKLLKVTIPESLGYEEAFAEVFAIFGVAYELKKIRTTELGSLYELVYTVTLDHNTNQKEFLDAIRCRNGNLDLSLTMVPTAAADY